One Salvia splendens isolate huo1 chromosome 22, SspV2, whole genome shotgun sequence DNA segment encodes these proteins:
- the LOC121787394 gene encoding uncharacterized protein LOC121787394, with the protein MILQFLNFGGGGGGLRFPNLPSPKNAPSAKTTPISSSSSSIRCVSQLTGNGLPAHDIAAILHNKVLVSAVASAAVGQLLKPFASTVLYGKKFDLKTALSSGGFPSTHSSSVVATATCLGMERGFRDALFGLAVIYAGLIMYDAQGVRREVGSHAKLLNKVVPRSRFYTPSSTDDADGVVNSYCRDSSSDLEITDPVLSEEYTSLQKKQTSSLLLEPDKRRRVRSSGVVPDGKSEIVASLLKESVGHTEVEVAAGAFVGLVVSLVVCSYL; encoded by the exons ATGATACTCCAATTTCTCAAtttcggcggcggcggcggcggcctcCGCTTCCCCAACCTTCCAAGCCCCAAAAATGCCCCTTCCGCCAAAACAACTCccatctcctcctcctcttcttcaaTCCGCTGCGTCTCTCAACTCACCGGCAACGGCCTCCCCGCCCACGACATCGCCGCTATTTTGCACAACAAA GTTCTTGTATCAGCAGTTGCATCTGCAGCAGTTGGGCAGCTCCTCAAACCGTTTGCTTCCACCGTTTTGTACGGCAAGAAATTTGATTTGAAGACTGCTTTATCATCTGGAGGCTTCCCTTCTACACATTCTTCT TCTGTTGTGGCGACGGCAACTTGTCTTGGCATGGAGAG AGGCTTTAGGGATGCACTTTTTGGTTTAGCTGTAATTTATGCTGGCCTTATAATGTATGATGCACAG GGAGTTAGAAGGGAGGTTGGATCTCATGCTAAACTGCTGAACAAAGTGGTGCCAAGAAGCAGATTCTACACGCCTTCCTCCACGGACGATGCAGATGGTGTAGTAAATTCGTATTGCAGAGACTCATCTTCGGACTTAGAGATCACTGATCCTGTTCTTTCAGAGGAGTATACCTCGTTGCAGAAAAAGCAAACGAGTTCTCTGTTGCTCGAGCCTGATAAGCGGAGGCGTGTAAGATCCTCGGGCGTAGTACCTGATGGGAAATCAGAAATTGTAGCATCTTTGTTGAAGGAATCGGTCGGCCATACAGAGGTTGAAGTTGCTGCCGGAGCCTTCGTAGGTTTGGTAGTGAGCTTAGTAGTGTGCTCCTACTTATAG